One genomic segment of Bombina bombina isolate aBomBom1 chromosome 4, aBomBom1.pri, whole genome shotgun sequence includes these proteins:
- the LOC128655398 gene encoding LRP2-binding protein-like — protein MKLSSEEMPKRYSGSILDIICQLPDFSQDKKLVGTSGAPEYTRDALLEMAEQYLKLRIKEGDTTANFVLGQLCFEEGWYEDALLYFDKVKLNDCQAITQSSMYQIGVMYYDGLGVTTDKVKGVEYMQTVFTSSSSKAKHLKFAVAYNVGRACFEGCGKPHSDIEAERWWLLAAINGNPIASVKAQSILGMFYLRPPTRDLQKAFFWHSEACGNGSLESQGALGVMYIHGHGIQANLQSAVECLKQAAERGNVYAQGHLVSYYYHKKLYTMTTELAKRVVLYDNVDQLAKETDCLAAYITKGIAMATFYLARCLHLGLGIKQDSAAAKKYYTKACFLDADVVAELYLHLIYGKI, from the exons ATGAAGCTAAGTTCAGAGGAAATGCCAAAAAGATACAGCGGGAGCATCCTGGATATTATATGTCAGCTGCCAGATTTCTCACAGGACAAGAAGCTGGTTGGAACATCTGGGGCACCTGAGTATACTCGTGATGCTTTACTGGAGATGGCAGAACAGTATCTAAAACTGAGGATTAAGGAAGGAGATACCACAGCAAACTTTGTTTTGGGACAGCTTTGCTTTGAAGAGGGTTGGTATGAAGATGCCTTATTATATTTTGACAAAGTGAAGTTAAATGACTGTCAAGCTAT aacgcagtcatctatGTATCAAATAGGAGTAATGTATTATGATGGACTGGGAGTTACAACAGACAAGGTAAAAGGAGTGGAATACATGCAAACAGTTTTCACATCCAGCAGCTCCAAAGCTAAACACCTTAAATTTGCAGTAGCCTACAATGTAGGACGAGCATGTTTTGAAGGGTGTGGAAAGCCTCATTCAGATATTGAAGCAGAACGATGGTGGCTTCTTGCTGCTATTAATGGGAATCCTATAGCAAGTGTGAAGGCACAGAGTATACTGGGAATGTTTTATTTAAGACCTCCCACAAGAGAtctacaaaaggcttttttctggcATTCAGAAGCTTGTGGTAATGGAAGTCTAGAGTCACAAGGAGCACTTGGTGTGATGTATATCCATGGACATGGAATCCAGGCAAATTTACAGTCAGCTGTGGAATGCCTGAAGCAGGCTGCAGAGAGGGGGAATGTATATGCACAGGGACATCTTGTTAGCTACTACTACCACAAGAAGCTTTATACAATGACCACAGAGCTAGCCAAGAGGGTCGTATTATATGACAATGTTGATCAGCTGGCAAAAGAAACGGACTGTCTTGCTGCATATATAACAAAAGGGATTGCAATGGCCACCTTTTATTTGGCAAGATGTCTCCATCTTGGGCTGGGTATTAAACAAGACAGTGCAGCTGCTAAAAAATACTATACAAAGGCATGCTTTCTGGATGCTGATGTGGTTGCAGAACTTTACCTTCATCTCATTTATGGGAAAATATAA